The genomic window GCTGGACTATTTTCTTGAGAAGGAGACTTGCTCTGCTTTCTGGATAAGGCCTTTGGTATACTCTTACCCTCTGCTACCTCTGGAGATGCCTTACTTTGTGGAAGATCAATGGCTGATGGCATACTCTCTTGTGAATCTTGACCAAGTTCAGCTTCAGGCTCATCTTTTGCGACTTCGTCCAGATTGCTAAGAATGCATGGTGCCGCACTTATTTCTTCTTGGATTAAAGAAGCAATTTTTTGAGAATCTTTTTCCAGTTTGTTCCCCAGTTCTACTGGTTCAATTTCTTGCGATGGACCATCAGTTCCAGCTATTTGAGAACCTGACGTATGTTCATCTGTTTTCGTTTGGTCAACGGACAAAACTTTTGCCTTCCGCCTCGATATTTTTGAAGGTCTGCCACGTTTTCGCGGTGTCTGCCTTCCAGTATCAGACCCGATGTCTGATTGTGAATCTGGTCGAGTGGACATTGGTTGCAGGTTTAACTCATCAGATTCTGATAAGGATTTGGAAGTTCTCTTAATTTTTCCCCGTGTCTGCCTTTCAGTATCATACTCAGGGACTGACTCCGAGTCAATCTGACTGGATACGTTCCCAGACATCATCTCTGGATTCATCGAATCATCCTCCTTAGACTCCAATAATGGCTTGGTAGGCAGGTCATGTTGCACCTCTGATTCTTGATTGACGTGACCGTGTGCTTTTAAGTCGGTTTGACTGGAACTTTTCTCCGATATCTGACTGTCTTCTTTAGACTCCACTAGAGAACCGGAAAGTCGGTCACAATTTTGCTGTGATTGGTTTTCAGAATCAGCCAGGGTGTCTGATTGAATGGACATTTTTGTAGACCTTAAGGCAGGCTTAAGATCACCTTCTTTGGGATCCTGCAAACCATTGAAAGGCTGGCTGCAATTTTCTTGTGAGTTGCCTTCGGAATCAACCAAACTGTCTGGATATATGTCTGTTTGACTTGACAGTTCCTCAAGCTGTTCCGTCCCTGTCTGAACTTCCTCTTTAGGCTTCAATACGCATTTGCTAAGTCTACCTCTCTTTCGCCGTCGCCGACTATCTAAATTAGGAGGTGTGACTGATTGCAGGTCATGTTGACTGGACACCGTCTCAGATACAGGCAGGTCCGTTTGACTTGATTCTTGCGATCTagatcttctctttttgttttcagcttcagTGAGGAGATTCCCTGTACTGCTGTACAGCCTGACCTTGTGTCGTTGACCTCGAGACTTAGTCTGACTTGTGACACTGCTGTTACGCTGAGACCTCAGTTGTATTTTACGACTTTCTTCTTCACTGGCCACCTTGCTACGCGTATTGGGTCTGCTCTGTGGTGTGCTCGAGTCAACTGGACTTTCTCCTGGGGGTAGATGTTTACTGTGCTTGCGGTGTCTCGGCTCAGTCGGAGAGGTGAACGACTCAGAAAACTGTGACTCGTTCCCAGTGTCTTGAGAATCCTCCTCTAGATTTGAACTTCTCATGTCATCTGATGCAGAAGACACTGTATTCTCCAAGATGACATTTTCAGTCTGAGTGTCAGGGATGACATCAGCAACTTCTGATTCGTTACTAGTAAGCCTTTCAGAGAGTCTTATAGGCTCAAAGTTTCTCTCCGTGTCTATTATGGGCCTTTGCGGTGACTCTTGAGGGCCACTCACTGGATACTTTGATAGTGCTTCTGAGGATGGCTGAGAATTTTGTTCAGTGGGTTTCTGGGAGGCCTTCGGGGAGGGAGTGTTTGAGTCCAAGCTACCAGAGGTTTTCACAAGGGTACCTGTGAAGAAGGATGCAGAACTGGGGCTGGTAGGCTTTCCTTCATTATATTTTTCCAAGGTAATGAAAGACTGACGACGACTGCCACTACTGGACTTCTGGGGTGTTCCAGAAATTAAATCTGAAGAGCTTGACATATTAGGACTGATGTGTTTTTCATCTTCATCTTCTCTGACATCTTCCTCCATGGAAATATCCATTGACTCGGGCATGATTTCTTGTTCCTCCTTCGCTGACTCACTTTCCAAGGCTTTCAGGGTGGCAAAGTCTCGAGTCTCTTTTGGATGAGCGTCAGGATCTCTGTTTGTCTCCTGAGACGTCTGTAAGCGAACATAAATGGCATTATATAGTTTTAAGGACCTTGAAAAAGTTGTAGTCAAAGAaaattggatttaaaaaaagtgcAAGATCCATCATCTTTATTGGTTGAATGTTTCTTTACCTCAGCTGAAGCCTCCTTGGCAACTTTGTTGGCATCTTCAGATGTTAAATGACTcctatggagaaaaaaaatcttcaagttGTGCTTTGTTTCATGTCAAACATTGAATTTAGTACTTACAAAGAGTCTTCTTGGCTCTGCGTGTACTGCGTGAATGCTGTAGCATCCAAAGAGGCATCAAGGTTGTTGTACATGACAGGTATGTCAACCCTATGTCACAAAGTATACATCAATAGCCTaagttaattttatttttaaagtaagCTTTTATGACATTTATGTGGGATCCAATGACATCCAATCAATGACAAGCTATACCTTTTAGTCCTTTTAACTTCTTTCTGATGTTCCGTTAAAACTCTCTCCTTTGGTTCAGGTGGAATGAAGACAAAGTCAACAGAGGCCTCCTCGTCCAGGACTTTCCTACAAAGAGCCCTGGGAGAGCCAAAGTCCAGTTTTGTCTGCCAAAGGAAGTGTGGAAATCCTCAAACAAAAGGCGGGAAGGAAGCTTAGGCGCAACTTCAGATTTGATTTAAGACTTACAGAAACTGGTTTGGAGGTCCTCGGCGAGCTTTGGTCACTTAGCTCAGCCGTCTCTACCAGCAACGAGTCCCTCTTCCCAGTGGAGACAACTGGCACACCACTAAGTTTGGTTTCTAACTGGGAACTCTCGCTCTGAAGAAACAAACGGCATGTAAGAGAAACACTAGGAGAGAAGAGTCAAAAATTCACAATAACTCACGGAAAACTGTCCACTGAGCTCTTCGGCCATACTGACAGTCTCAAAGCCAGGAAGAATGATGGGAATCTTTTGCTTCACTTGACTAAGAACTGGTCTGTGAAGAAAttccgtaaacacaaatttaattTTCCTGGACCAAGGCTAGGCTAATAATGGTTCTAGAGTAACCTCCAATGATGATGGACAGATGATCGTAAGAGGCGGTAGTTTATACCTGAGCTCATCCGGGTAGATCAGGCCTACTGCGTTAGCGAAAGTGGAATTCCAGAAGTGGGTGACAGCTGTGCGGTGCTGCTTGTTCTTGTGTAGGAACAGCACACAGAGCAAGGGTGAAAGCAGAGCCAGGAGGTCATCGTCATTGGCTAAGTTGGAGCGGCTCTGAATGCAGACCAAGACCTCACTCAGAAGCTTCTCCATCTGCGGAAGGCAAAACGTTAATTCTACtaattacattttcaaatgagctAAAGAGAACCTACTTTGCCAAGAATCTGCGTTGTAAATCTGGGTGGCTCGCATGTTGCTTGCTTGTAGAGAACAACGAGAGGCGGGATGAGGACAGTCAAAGCCTCCTTGACAGCGTTAGCTGTCACAAGGTTGGTGAAGAGGGTTGACAAGACAGAGAGCAGCGCCATGCCCGTGGTTTCTGATGGCACATCCTCCCCTGCCAGGTAAACATCCAGACACTGAACAAGCAGTGAATGAAAGGTGAAGAGATTGCCAAGAGCCTTGCTTCGCTTCCTGGTCCAGTTTACTGGAGTGTGAGGAGCTGCAGGAAGAGGAAGCAGAGATTAGGTAATTGAACCAGTTTGCTATTACGGGAAAAAAGTTTAAACTACATTCTGAAGTTGAAAAGGAGTACTTTCAACTGATCAGACaatatttgtcatttgaggTTGCATGTTCACCATTAACTTGGCCGAGTACATTTCCATTGACTTGCCTGACTATGAGTTGCAACATGTTTAGCCagttttataaaaaataaattaaaaaagtatttgCACCATCTggcgattttattttattttttttaagtaatagCACTGACTGAAAATCCTGATCATGTCCAGTctaaaaataaatggacttacaCTTGAGTTTTTGCTGGAACTGTGGCGTGTAGGGAGAGAAGTCCACACATTCCACTATGACTTGAAGCATGCAAGCAAAAGCTGTCAGCGTGGATGGAACctgaagcaaaagaaaaaaaaaaacaatggtcaATCGGCGCATGTTAAAATTATTTGTTCCTCCCGAAAGTGGATTATGAAGGTACGATTAGTCTTACTGTGAGGGCATCTCGATCTAGCTTAGCGGCCATTTTGACACAGAGTTCCTCACAGCAGATGTTTTCTTCTGCGGTAACCACCAGAGCCGAACAGCGTGCGAACACCTTGTACAGTTTGGACCAAGAAGACAGCATGGACTTATGGGCCACCTGTAAAGAGGGGAGTTCAATTTACGACACTCTCAACAGACCTGCTGGATTAACATTTGCGTTAGCAAACCTGTTGCTCAGGCGAGCCACTCAGCAGGTAAGTGACGGGGAACATCAGGGCTGAGTGCATGGCACTGAAGTTGTGCTCCAAAGCGTCCCCTTGGTTGACTTCGTTAGACTACAACAAGATTAGCAGTTTTATTTATGATAAACATACTCAAGGAAAATCGCTTCCTTAGTGCTGAGTGGCCATGAGACCACCATGGAGGCAGAAAAACAACCTGTGTGATTGTGTCTGTGAGCGGAGCGACCACAACGCTCCACATCCTCAATAGGTGCTCCTTGCTCTGCAAGGAGGAGGTATTGCGGGCAATGGCGCCTAACACTGCCTCTGCGAATGCTAGTGGGGAGGTGGGGCCCGACAGGCTGCAGCCCACCAGTGTCTGGAAGCAATGATaaaacctgcaaaaaaaaaactaacaatgTTCCCTGCTGGAAAACAAAAGTATCCATCTACCATTCAAAGGAAACAAATTCTCACCTGGCGTCTTCGATGTAGGACGCCAACATGTTGCTGTCCAATAGGAGAAGAATGAGGAACAGTGCTGGTGTTCCCTAAGGAGAAACAAGTGTAAGTGGTCTCCAATATGGCACTGGTGAAGGAAGAGGAGGGCCTTAAGCTTACATTCAGCACATCCATCTTGCCCACTTGGTAGGAGGCAGAGCCTAGGACGCGCGGAGGCATGCCTTTGACGGTGCTCTCGAAGAGAACCTGAAAGAAACCAGGGATATACAGTGAACACCTGTTTTTGCTATTAACAAATTTGatgattcatttttttccccctgtagaACCTATCACCTATTCATGGAATCTCAGTAGGTTTCTCAGCTAGTTTCGTAACTTCTCAATTTACGACAAGATGGGTGAAAAGTCCTGGCTAATGGAAAAGTAGCAATTGGTGTCGAGGAAGTCTGTTGACGCAATACCAGCTATCAGAGCTAGGTTTAGCCCAGGCTGTGTGGTGCACACCCCCTCAAGGTAAAATAATGTGTCAGACATTTAGTTTTAAAGGGTAGTTTAACTGAAaaatgtcatttacaatattaatGTTAATACGTATTGTACTTGTGAAATTTGAATGAATCATTTGTGGAAATTCGCCAATTGCAGCCCGGTTATTGCCCGAGAATAGTAAGTTGGTTACATTTGtcgtgatttttttgtttggttttgttttaacGGTTCCTCTTCAGTTCTTTTGTTATTCAATTTGCACGACCGGCTTTACCTAATGCTCATGTGACTTCAGTTTCCTGACCCTGCTTTGAAAGCCCATCCCTTGGTTGAAGAGAAACATGGCGACAGTCCTACCAGCAATTTGTCTGCAGGAAGCGCTTCTGAGCAAACAATGTTCTGCAGAGCTTGAAGCGTGAGGGTCAGAACCTCACTGCCGTTTCGGTCTTTCTTACTTCCTACAGACACAAAGCCATCAGCAACAAACCATTAGCGAACACAAACAAGCCCCTACTACAGAATCACATGACTGATAAACAGGGGCCGTCATCATTGGGGAAGAACCCCTCAGTGGTTGTTTCTCATCAAAGGTGTACAAACAACTGAATGCTCAGACTTAAACTGATGACAGTGGCAATGAGTCGGGCAAGAGGCAGGGGGCGTGGTCTCTCTATCTGCCTCCGTAATGATCTAAGACCCTGACCCAATCGTGAGTACTCTATGTGGCACCATGTGGGAAGGAACTATGGCTTCAAGAACCCTCCTCGTAGTGTGCGGGCCACAATGGCATTGATAAAGAATGAATCAGGAATGTCTCGAAATATATAAAACAGTATACACATATGTACAGTTTTCTCCGACACTAACTGCTTTTTACAAAGAACCAAGTACTTACCAGACTCGATGGTCAGCGTGACGTAATGTACAAGATGATCCCATAAAAGTGCCAAAAGAGCATCTGTGGAAATATTGCAAGTCGGAAAAACTTTAGAAGACATGTCAATTTGTGAAAAAGCAACTGACAATTTAGGTTAACAAATCACAGCCAGGTTTTAGGATGTTGGGGCTCGTCCAGGATTTGAACCccggacctctcatacccaaaGCGACAATCATATCATGAGGCACACCTGGAGCTTCCTTGCCGACGTGTTTGAAGCCATCTTTGATATTGGAGATGAGCACAGCAGCATGCTTGCTGAAAGAGGATGTAGCACTCAAGAGCGGATGCCTCAAAGGCTCTAGAACCACACAAAAAGTATTTTATAGCAGAGTACAGGGGCTGCTACTACTACATTCAAAATTTCAAGCCATACAGTTGTCAAGGTAAAGTGGAGCACTCACCGAGTGTAAGGACCAGCTTACTCTCGGTCGCCGTGGCAACTACCTCAGGACCCAGGAAGTAGTGGAGCAGCATTTCCAGGCCCAGCAACTTGATGGAGGGGAAGGAGGAGCCGAGCTGCATGCTGGAGTTCAAGTTTAATCGTGATGCGTTGGGCGTCAGGCTGTTGAAGGCCTGTGGGCCTGCTGGGACACAAATAaagccgttaaaaaaaaaaaaaaagtacaatgtCGTGACATTCAGACAAATTGTTCTTGGAGTCAATATCAAACACATGATAGACAATTTGGTCTATTTTTGCACCCCTACTAATTGTGTGTGTCAAAGAGGCCTAATCTAGTTGGTTTGGGAAAGTACCAGATTTGAGCGTGTTGGGCGTTCcgatgccattttgacctttggCAGGGGTGACTGGTGCCAAGTGGCCTTCAGAGCCAATGGTGCACTGTAGCAATGGGAGTGACACCTGAGGTGAAAGAAAACAGTTATTACTACTTTTAAAGACGCATGGATTCTAATGAAATAAGGAAGgcttgagggaaaaaaatattaaagttAATTTACCAAATCGAAGTGGGATGACAAATTGGGGCCAAGTTGGACCACAAGGTACCACCAAACCTCCACCTTGGTAAGCATCAGAGTTTCGGTACGGATATTGATTGACATGAGGGGCTGCATGAGAAGCTTCATACGCTTTGCACTGCAAAGGATGTCTTTAAGAAAAAGAACAATGCAGTTAGAGAAGCTCAAACGCAActggggaaggggggggtgcGATTTACCTGGATTAAGAGCAAAGTTATCGATCAAACTCTTCCAGGCGATGAAGGCGATTTTCTTTACGGTGGGAGAGGAGCTGCGAAAGCCCAGCTCCTCCAGATGAAGCAATGAGTTGATAAAGGGACCTCCTCGATGGAGCAGCTGAAGAGCAAACACGAGGGTTTCCAATCAAACTACACATCATTAATAAACGATGATCCTTACTAAGACATGCATTAAATCCTCAACAAGTACAACTATTCACTTGCACACGTAAGTACCGAATTTCAATTATTAGGAAGACCTGTAAAATGCAGCTACAAGAATCATATGTatagcattaaaaaaacaacaactaacaAGCGTACCTTCCCTAGAAGTTTGACAAATAATGGCCAGAGCTTGAGgacattcatttcatttttggtcATGAAAAGCTTCTGTAGCTCTGGAATTAGTTTctgtgaagaaagaaaaaacaaaaaagccactTTATCATTAAGATTAGTTTTAACTTCCAGATGATGGTTACCCACTGTGGACATCAAGGGCTCGACGATGGCAGCTACTTCCGTCTGTTTTTGCAGCAGCAAAGGCAGGCCCATCTCCATGGCAGCTGCCGCCCGCAAGCGCACCTTGGAGGCTGAGTGCACCACCAGGGGGATGATGAGCTTGGCCCAGCACACTGCCGATTCGCCCATCTGAGCTGGAACCTGATCCAGCAACCTACGGGCATCAGGAAAATGAATCATCAAAACAATGAAAACTTTTCCTTGAGGAATTAAAGCACACCTGTGGCAGAGGAGCATGTCATTCAAGTGAGGAAAAAAATCCATGTGCATGAATTACTCTTTTGATTCACTAAGCCATGGAAGCAAAATACAGCAACATACACAAACATAAGATGggtctggtaaaaaaaaaaaattcaaacgctAGAAGTATGGCAATACACAGAATATTTTAAGCCATGCAACAAAAAGATTAGGGGGTGAATTTCTGATACAATACAAGACACGGCTTTTAAAAGCAGACTGACTAAGACCTAGTTAACTGCAACCCCTGTTAGCTTTTGGGAAGCAGAAAAAGTCTGTACACCCCAAGTATACTCATGAAATGGATGAAAAGGTATGAGTTACCTGATGACTACATTCAAAGCCTCATGTTCCATGACGACTGACTGCACTTCGCCTTTTCTCCAAACACTCTCCAGGGTGCTGAGTATGGAGGCCACCTGAGCACATCATAAACAAAACACTATATACAGTGCCTGGCCGGAAAGCAGCACCATTGATCGGATCCGTTCTCACCTTTTTGCCAACCATATCGGCAGGGAAGTTCTGTTTGGAGATAACCCATAACGCTCTGGTGCAAGTGTTTTTCTCCGCTGACTTGGCCACCACGGAGCAAAGTGCGGATAGGATTTCTGAGGTGAAGGTTTCTGGgaaaacaggaaaatacaatGATGCCTTGACTTGCAGGTATAATTTGTTTTGTGACCTCACTGATTATTAAAAGTACTAAAACACATCTGGATTCATCTCTCCCTagtgaaataaatggaaaatgCATCAGGGATGGTTGTGGCCTTAGTTTGTAAAAATCTGAAAGCTCAACATTtaaccagttaaaaaaaaaaaaaaaaaacctcaaacgGACACACACAACTGAACGTACCAGACACTCCACTGACGACATGCGAATGGTAGACACAAAATCCCAAAGCTTGTAGGGCAGCTTGGCTCAGCTCAGCATGCGGACTGCTAACATGACTCTGCAGAGGACATCAGCGGTTCGCTAGGAAGCGTCGTTGTCAAAGGTGAGCTTTCTCTCTTTCAAATAAAGACTTACCAAGATGGCGTTACCCAAGCGAGAAAAGTGCTTTGTGACGTCGGGAAGAAACTGACGGCCTTCATCTCCACTGAGCCGACTGCAAGATAATAAATacaaatgcattaaaaaaagaagaaaaaaaaaaaaaggggggggggggggggggctggtaaACTTGATGAAGAACTCAATGAGACCTACTTGGCAATGGTGAGGTAGGCGTCAGTCTGCTCGGGGCGTCCAGCGGTGCTGTCCTCCAGACATTCCAGCAAAGGGACAATGCTGAAGCTGCTTGGAGGCTCCGCTGACGCCATCATTGTTACTTGCCGTTGCACGGCCTACATGAAGAAGATGGGGCGGGGGTTAACCAACAAAATCATTTTGGAGGAAGATGAGATTTACTCACACTGTTAGAATAGGCATCTTTGGCACATGTCATTAgctaggtagcttgagctatgccgttatcttGCTTTCACTGGCTTCTATGACACTCTTTGCTTGTAAGAGTTGATCTCAGTCAAGACTGCAaggtcacacaggctaggctgaGCAGGAGAGCGGCCAAGAGTCGTATAAGAATAGGGACCTTGGAGGTGGCTTATTTCACAATCTCGCACagaaggctccacagctgtgccttaatctttctggcatacattaaatagtaaaACTGAGAAGGCGGCCTGATAAAGAACCGGGACAAAACATACAAGCTAGTCACACTTAACATTGctgtattttattattacatTTAGGGGGGCAGTCTGAAGCTCTGTATCATCATAAACTAATAGTCTCAAAATAATAGTTTGCATGGTGCTTAGTCAGCTTGACTTGACCCTTCCTCCCTATTAATTAAAATAAGAGTTTTTTGCTGATCAGTATTGACAACATCCCTTATTTAATTATGACCCACCTCTGAAGTATCATGTTTCGACAGTACTTAAGTGCCTTTTAAGTTACTTTGAAATGAACTTGAGCAACATGTGTTAACATTCATGAACAAATAGACACGATTCTAAACATCGACACGTCTTACCCGCATTGAAAACAAACTTAAGACTTGTTTTAGGGCGCACATAAAAAAAGATGTGATTAAAATAGATACCTCAGATTTCAAGGAGATGACGTCTTCACTCTATCCAGCGCTGTGAATGACGTAATAAATATCAAGTCACTTGACTTTACAGATGTTGCGATAAAGAATGAGGAAAAAATATCCATGTTAATTAGCTCGCGCAAGTTAGCACTGATAGCAAGCACGCAAAAAACATGCCATGCTCCTGCTTGAGTCAAGCATCTTGACTCACCACAACTGtcgtgttttaaaaaaacacaaatgcacacCCAATACGTAGGAAAGGGGGGTGAAAGCTAAAACAGTCGATCACAACACTGGTCTGGAACAGACGCCACACAAG from Syngnathus scovelli strain Florida chromosome 8, RoL_Ssco_1.2, whole genome shotgun sequence includes these protein-coding regions:
- the rif1 gene encoding telomere-associated protein RIF1 isoform X1, which codes for MTCAKDAYSNSAVQRQVTMMASAEPPSSFSIVPLLECLEDSTAGRPEQTDAYLTIANRLSGDEGRQFLPDVTKHFSRLGNAILSHVSSPHAELSQAALQALGFCVYHSHVVSGVSETFTSEILSALCSVVAKSAEKNTCTRALWVISKQNFPADMVGKKVASILSTLESVWRKGEVQSVVMEHEALNVVIRLLDQVPAQMGESAVCWAKLIIPLVVHSASKVRLRAAAAMEMGLPLLLQKQTEVAAIVEPLMSTKLIPELQKLFMTKNEMNVLKLWPLFVKLLGKLLHRGGPFINSLLHLEELGFRSSSPTVKKIAFIAWKSLIDNFALNPDILCSAKRMKLLMQPLMSINIRTETLMLTKVEVWWYLVVQLGPNLSSHFDLVSLPLLQCTIGSEGHLAPVTPAKGQNGIGTPNTLKSAGPQAFNSLTPNASRLNLNSSMQLGSSFPSIKLLGLEMLLHYFLGPEVVATATESKLVLTLEPLRHPLLSATSSFSKHAAVLISNIKDGFKHVGKEAPDALLALLWDHLVHYVTLTIESGSKKDRNGSEVLTLTLQALQNIVCSEALPADKLLVLFESTVKGMPPRVLGSASYQVGKMDVLNGTPALFLILLLLDSNMLASYIEDARFYHCFQTLVGCSLSGPTSPLAFAEAVLGAIARNTSSLQSKEHLLRMWSVVVAPLTDTITQSNEVNQGDALEHNFSAMHSALMFPVTYLLSGSPEQQVAHKSMLSSWSKLYKVFARCSALVVTAEENICCEELCVKMAAKLDRDALTVPSTLTAFACMLQVIVECVDFSPYTPQFQQKLKSPHTPVNWTRKRSKALGNLFTFHSLLVQCLDVYLAGEDVPSETTGMALLSVLSTLFTNLVTANAVKEALTVLIPPLVVLYKQATCEPPRFTTQILGKMEKLLSEVLVCIQSRSNLANDDDLLALLSPLLCVLFLHKNKQHRTAVTHFWNSTFANAVGLIYPDELRPVLSQVKQKIPIILPGFETVSMAEELSGQFSSESSQLETKLSGVPVVSTGKRDSLLVETAELSDQSSPRTSKPVSTKLDFGSPRALCRKVLDEEASVDFVFIPPEPKERVLTEHQKEVKRTKRVDIPVMYNNLDASLDATAFTQYTQSQEDSLSHLTSEDANKVAKEASAETSQETNRDPDAHPKETRDFATLKALESESAKEEQEIMPESMDISMEEDVREDEDEKHISPNMSSSSDLISGTPQKSSSGSRRQSFITLEKYNEGKPTSPSSASFFTGTLVKTSGSLDSNTPSPKASQKPTEQNSQPSSEALSKYPVSGPQESPQRPIIDTERNFEPIRLSERLTSNESEVADVIPDTQTENVILENTVSSASDDMRSSNLEEDSQDTGNESQFSESFTSPTEPRHRKHSKHLPPGESPVDSSTPQSRPNTRSKVASEEESRKIQLRSQRNSSVTSQTKSRGQRHKVRLYSSTGNLLTEAENKKRRSRSQESSQTDLPVSETVSSQHDLQSVTPPNLDSRRRRKRGRLSKCVLKPKEEVQTGTEQLEELSSQTDIYPDSLVDSEGNSQENCSQPFNGLQDPKEGDLKPALRSTKMSIQSDTLADSENQSQQNCDRLSGSLVESKEDSQISEKSSSQTDLKAHGHVNQESEVQHDLPTKPLLESKEDDSMNPEMMSGNVSSQIDSESVPEYDTERQTRGKIKRTSKSLSESDELNLQPMSTRPDSQSDIGSDTGRQTPRKRGRPSKISRRKAKVLSVDQTKTDEHTSGSQIAGTDGPSQEIEPVELGNKLEKDSQKIASLIQEEISAAPCILSNLDEVAKDEPEAELGQDSQESMPSAIDLPQSKASPEVAEGKSIPKALSRKQSKSPSQENSPAENKGRARRRKVTENRSESSAISTPESSQSLDVTGSADTPQGRGSRRRSSRVFADSTESVESELSEAKEKYSVKGRKSQGTSPSLATGTADMDLIVTKKNSEDPELLKAQENSPKTQDPTLSEPPEMPKRKGRARISRTQVKSASPPESDTGDLESSKMLEPEESAAEESQENLSLEVFAADTQTHPDEAKDKLQVSEFSSEETTAIVVEPTKLCNSVNEKDSVDPEEKTQSCALGQKQEECSRIVDELLKAAECSTTNIEKTLIQILEDGESLHEDVKDDNVPLEEFQDEERIQMSNTNDNPEGKVCIAESTGSAIFQGSPDKLKDLEAELMPDLVQSPCSNKAKGTWSPSASPSMSILKKGQKRPVEEETPSPIVKSRRVSFANPIQRQETADDIDRRSPAVRTSSPKRAKVANLLQPKFVTTPTKGTLPMSPRNLHSPTFRSSKKCLISKMCQERQAVSKNCIYPSLVGCGAPIEAVLPQISSSIWSRGFGQLVRARNIKTVGDLSALTPNEIKTLPIHSPKISNVKNALKSYEQQRKGRGVDELKSFVEMEMMTSEPEETSTKPNQDEDEKPTDILATELTDEPSAPAKLNEECKVTSDPSGSGVPEDPGLQARLDALDCAVAPPHLSDCSPQQLSDIHEHLALLMRRVMFEMQSRLTPINERP